The Arcobacter sp. CECT 8986 DNA window ATACTTTTTTCTTGTTTTTCAAATATTGTTGCAAAAAGTACCTCATCAATAGAATCAATTGTTAAGAAATTATAGCAGTTATAAAAATTACCTCTTCCATGAAAAACTCTTTTAAACTCTTCTGTTTTATCTTCTAAATTATTTTTAACAATTTTTGTTAATAACTCAATCAATTTATACCTTTATATTTGTGAATCAAATTCAAACTTTTTAATATCTACAACTTCATACTCAAATAGTTTATCATTTATAAAAAGTTCAATTTCATCATCAATTGATTTTCCAAGAAGTTTACGTCCTAAAGGTGATTTATTTGATATAAAATTATATTTTGGATTTGTTTCATATGTTCCAACAATAGTAAACTCTTTTTGCTCTTCTAATTCTAAATCAAATAGAGTTACTCTACTTCCAAAGTTAACTTTATTATGAGGAATTTCATCTATATTTATAACATTACTATTTTTTATGATTTTATCAAGAAATCTAAGTCTTTTATCAATATTTCGTATTTGTTCTTTTGCACTTATATATTCAGCATTTTCACTTCTATCACCAAATTGTGCAGCTATCTCTTTTT harbors:
- a CDS encoding GreA/GreB family elongation factor: MKELITEHGFRKFVDEFNHLLKVEKPHWVKEKEIAAQFGDRSENAEYISAKEQIRNIDKRLRFLDKIIKNSNVINIDEIPHNKVNFGSRVTLFDLELEEQKEFTIVGTYETNPKYNFISNKSPLGRKLLGKSIDDEIELFINDKLFEYEVVDIKKFEFDSQI